From the genome of Mycobacteriales bacterium:
CGACCGATGCCGTTCCGTCGATCCTCGCCGGGCTCGCCGACCAGAGCCTGCTCGTCCCCATCGTCGACTCGGGCGACACCCGCTACCGCGCCCTGGAGACCATCCGGCAGTACGGCGGCGAGCGGCTCGAGGCCGCCGGGGAGATGGTCGAGGCCCGCACCCGGCACCTGCGTTGGTGTCTCGCTGCCGCCGAAGCGCTCGGGCTTCCTCGTCCGGACGACGTCGGCGCGTGGCGGTCGGTGTTCGACCAGCTCGCCGACGAACTGCGGACAGCGCTCCGCTGGACCGCGGTTAGTGCCGGCCACCGCGCCGAGGCCTACCGGTTGGCGATCTGGCTGGCCGACCTGACCTTCGTTCGCGGCACGCCCGGCGAATCGCAGCGACGCTACGAGCAGGCGGCCGGCCTCGCCGCCGACGACCTGGCCGCCGCTGCCGCACTGCACCGCGCCGCCGGCGCGGCGGAGACGCGGCACTTCGGCAACGACGCGATGCGGCTGCGCCGGGCCGCGGCCGACGCGGCGCTGCGCGCCGGCGACCGGGCCGGCGCCGCCCGCGACCTCGCGCGCGCCGCCGAGCTGATCAATCGCGGGCCCGGCCTGATGCCCACGCCGCGCGCGGCCGGCGAGGTGGATGCACTGCTGCGCGAGGCATGGGCGCTCGCCGCAGGCGACCCGGCGGCGGAGGCCCGGACACTCAATGCCGAGGCCTACAACGGCTCGGAGCTCGACCCGATCACCGCCGAGCTCGCGGAGCGGGCGATCACCTTGGCTCGCCGGGTCGGCGACCCGCTGGACGAGAGCGCCGCGCTGGACGAGCTGACCGCCATCCAGCTAGCACGGGGGGAGGTCCGACCCGCGTTGGCGAGCGCGATGCTGCGTACCAGGTTGTTGGCTCCGCTGCAGGTGACGGCGGCGTCCGGGCTGGAGTTCTTCGACGCCTACATCATGGCCACCGACTGCGCCATCGCCGCGGGCGACCTGGCGGCTGCGAGACCGCTCGCCGAGCGGGTCTGCGACTTGCCCTTCTACCGCGAGGAAGCCCACCTGGCGACGGCCCGGCTGATTCTCGTCGCGGCACTGACCGGCGAGTGGGACGAGGCGGTCCGCCTGGGGGAGCGGTTCCGCAAGGGATGGGAGCGAGCCGGACGACCGCGCGCCGGCAACCTCAGCCGCGGCGCCTATGCGGTGGCTACCGTGCACGGGTTGCGGGGCGACGACGACGCCAGGGCCCAGTGGCTCGACATCGTCGACGGGCTCGCCACGCCCGGCCGGCCGCTGTCCTCGATCCACTTCAACGAGTTCTTCGACGCCATGCTGCTGCTACACCGTGGGCAGGCCGACGAGGCGATGCAGAGACTGGCCACGCCGCCCGAACACTTCCGGGAGTGGTACACCGGCATGTGGCGTCCCTGGTACGCCGCCCTGTGGGCCGAGGCCGCCGTACTCACCGGGCACCCGGACGCAGCCGCGCGCATCGACCGCGCCCGACTGGCGACCATGGACAACCCGGTTGCCGCCGCCATCGTCGATCGCGCTGCGGGCATGGCGGACGGCGGTCGCGGGACGCTCGTCTCCGCGGCCGCCGCCCTGAAAGCCACCGGTTGCCGCTATCAGTGGGCCCGCACGCTCGTCCTCATCGGGGATGGGGAACGAGCGCGCGGAGAGTCCGCACTGGCCGCGATGGGCGCGACACCTATGGCCTGGCCTCCAGAATCAGGTTGAACGGAGTCTCCGCCGCCCGGCGTACGCTGCTGAACCCAGCTTCGCGGAGCACCTCGGTGAGGCGGGACTCGCCGGCCTGCGCGCCCAGTGCCAGGCCGACGTCCTGCGCCAGCGAGTTGGGCGTGCAGATCACCGTGGACAGCCCGTAGAAGGTCCGGCCGACCGGGTGCAGGTTGTACTCCAGCCGGTCGCCGGCGAACGGCTCGACGAGCAGCAACGTGCCGCCGGGGGCGAGAGAATGGCGGATCCGACGAGCGGCACCGACCGGGTCGCCCATGTCGTGCAGGGAGTCGAACATGCAGACGAGGTCGTAGCCGATCGCCGACATGTCCTTCGCGGTGGCGATGTCGAACCGCACCCGCTGGCCGACGCCGGCCTCGGCCGCCGCCTTGCGCGCCGATCGGATCGACTCCTCGTGGATGTCGACCCCGACGAACGACGACCGCTCGAACGCCTTCGCCATGAGGATCGTGGACGCCCCGACCCCGCACCCGACGTCGGCCACGATCGCGCCTGAGCGAAGTTTCTCGACCACGCCGTCGAGGGCGGGCAGCCACTCGTCGACGAGATGGGCGGCGTAACCGGGACGGAAGAGTCGCACGACGCCGGAGAAGAGCCGGTCGTCGTGGTCCTCCCAACCGAAGCCCGCGCCGGTGCGGAACGCATCCACGATCGTGTCGTGGTCCGTGTAGCACGAGGCGATGCTCTCGAACGCGCCGGCCAGAAAGAACGGGCTGTCCTCGTCCGCGACCACCATGGCCTGCTCGGCGGGCAGCTCGAACGTTTCGTCGGCGGGGTGGTAGACGACGTAGCCGCCGGCCGCCTGGTTGCTGAGCCATTCGCGGACGTAGCGTTCCGCGGTGTTGGTGCGGATCGCCAGCGCTGCGGACGTCATCGGCCCCGCGCCGGCCATCGCCTTGTAGAGACCGAGCCGATCGCCGATGTGCAGCAGCAGCCCGGAGATGGCCGCGCCCATGTCGCCGACGGCCTGTCCGACGAACGCTTCGAGCTTCGCCGCGTCGATGGTGGTCGGATCGGCTTCGGCCGTGTCCTGGGTGGTCGTGTCGATCGCTGTCATGTCCTGCATCCCCCTTCGGCGGGTCCACGGTGGACCTCGTCGCCTCAAGCCTGCGGGGAAGCCCGCCTAAGGACATCCGTGCCGACCACGGATCCCACTACGGAATCACCGGATCCGTGGTCGGCACCGATGTGCCCTGGCCGCGCCGGGACCAGGCTGGTTTTCGAGCGACAACGGTCGCGATCCGACAACCCTGAAGGGGCTGATCCCGATGACCAGCTACCACTACCTGACCCTCGACGCCCTGGTCGAGGAGCGCTTCGACGCCCACCTCGCGGATGCGGAGGCCGCGCGCCTGGCGAAGGACGCCCGCCAGTCGCGTCAGCGGGCCGAGGAGACAGCCACCACCGTCGTGCCCCGGCGGGCGGTGCTCAGGAGGCTGATTCCGCGTTGGCGATGATGGCGTCGTGCACGTACTGCGCCAGCCCGGGCAGCGCGCTCTCGAAGGTCTGCGTGAGGCGTTCGTCGGCGATGTACATCTGCGCGAGACCGCGGTGTACGTCGTAGCCGCAGTCGTAGAACCAGCGGTTGATGTACTGCCGGTGCGCCTCGGCCAGGGCCATCGCCTCCGGGCCGGTCGCCGGCAGGCCGGCCCGGGCCGCCTCGGCGAATCCGCGCAGGCCCTCATCGGCCTCGGCCTTGAGGCGGGCCCAGTCCTCCTTGGTGTAGTCGGCCGCACGCCGCTGCGACTCCTGGTAGGCCTCGGTCTCTCCCCACCGATCCCGCGCCTCGTCGGCCCATTCACCGCCGACCTTGTCGGTGCCGAAGATCTCGAGCTGTTCGGCCGGTGTGAGGTTCATGCCCATGGTGCGTGCCTCCAGTTGTTTGTCGATCGCGGCTACCATCGCCTCGATCTCGGTGCCCCGGTCGAGCAGCAGCGCCCGCTGCCGGCGGAGGTGACCGACGGCATCGACCTCGGGGTCGTCGATGAGGTCCGCGATCTCGTCCAGGCCGAAGCCGACCCGGCGGTAGAGCAGCACCTGCTGCAGCCGCACGATGTCCGCCTCGGCGTAGACGCGGTAGCCGGCCGAGGTACGCCGCGACGGCCGCACCAGCCCGATCTCGTCGTAGTGGTGCAGGGTGCGGATGGTCACGTGGGCCAGATCAGCGACCCGGCCCACCGTCAGCGGCGCTATCAGTGGCGCTATGAATGGCTCTGCCATGCCCCGACTATGGATCCTCACGTCGGGTGAGGGTCAAGCCGCACCTCGCAGGAGCGGGATAGTGGGGGCACCGCCGACGCCGTACGCCGAGGAGATGCGATGACCGCGAGCCGCCCGCCGCTGCCGCCCTTCACGCTCGAGACCGCGATCGAGAAGGTGCAGGCCGCTGAGGACGCGTGGAACACCCGCGACCCACAACGGGTGAGCCTCGCCTACAGCGAGGACTCCGTCTGGCGCAACCGCGACCAGTTCGCCACCGGGCGGGCGGAGATCGTCGCGTTTCTGACCGCCAAGTGGGAGCGCGAGCTCGACTACGTGCTGCGCAAGAGCTTGTGGGGATTCCGCGGTAACCGGATGGCCGTGCGGTTCCAATACGAGTCGCACGACGCCGCCGGGCAGT
Proteins encoded in this window:
- a CDS encoding LuxR C-terminal-related transcriptional regulator, whose amino-acid sequence is MTMHNLTVVNEWEPADVDVSAREAEVLEAVAKHQTNAEIATQLFISVRTVESHVSSLLRKFQVGDRRALVAIAATVDPTPETGTARATAPIVRLPAPLTSFVGRVAERAALAEALDEHRLVTALGPGGIGKTRLSLAVAADVTDRFADGTGYVDLVPVTDPSMIAPAIAAALGLGEHQARSAEDTVLGWLSGREMLLVLDNCEHLIDGVVGPLERLLAGSPGLTVLATSRARLLVPFEWVFRVPGMSLDADGRDGDAVELFLGRAAAGGRPLTPADRRRVATVCRGLDGMALAIELAAARYASLGLDGLEAGLADGLRLLTGGRRKGHRHRSLRSTLDWSYALLDSSDQAVLRRISVFAAPFTADAAAEVLADWLPTATDAVPSILAGLADQSLLVPIVDSGDTRYRALETIRQYGGERLEAAGEMVEARTRHLRWCLAAAEALGLPRPDDVGAWRSVFDQLADELRTALRWTAVSAGHRAEAYRLAIWLADLTFVRGTPGESQRRYEQAAGLAADDLAAAAALHRAAGAAETRHFGNDAMRLRRAAADAALRAGDRAGAARDLARAAELINRGPGLMPTPRAAGEVDALLREAWALAAGDPAAEARTLNAEAYNGSELDPITAELAERAITLARRVGDPLDESAALDELTAIQLARGEVRPALASAMLRTRLLAPLQVTAASGLEFFDAYIMATDCAIAAGDLAAARPLAERVCDLPFYREEAHLATARLILVAALTGEWDEAVRLGERFRKGWERAGRPRAGNLSRGAYAVATVHGLRGDDDARAQWLDIVDGLATPGRPLSSIHFNEFFDAMLLLHRGQADEAMQRLATPPEHFREWYTGMWRPWYAALWAEAAVLTGHPDAAARIDRARLATMDNPVAAAIVDRAAGMADGGRGTLVSAAAALKATGCRYQWARTLVLIGDGERARGESALAAMGATPMAWPPESG
- a CDS encoding MerR family transcriptional regulator, whose amino-acid sequence is MAEPFIAPLIAPLTVGRVADLAHVTIRTLHHYDEIGLVRPSRRTSAGYRVYAEADIVRLQQVLLYRRVGFGLDEIADLIDDPEVDAVGHLRRQRALLLDRGTEIEAMVAAIDKQLEARTMGMNLTPAEQLEIFGTDKVGGEWADEARDRWGETEAYQESQRRAADYTKEDWARLKAEADEGLRGFAEAARAGLPATGPEAMALAEAHRQYINRWFYDCGYDVHRGLAQMYIADERLTQTFESALPGLAQYVHDAIIANAESAS
- a CDS encoding nuclear transport factor 2 family protein, producing MTASRPPLPPFTLETAIEKVQAAEDAWNTRDPQRVSLAYSEDSVWRNRDQFATGRAEIVAFLTAKWERELDYVLRKSLWGFRGNRMAVRFQYESHDAAGQWFRSYGNELWEFDDHGLMRRREASINDLPIPADQRRYFGPRPDDERGPGHDIELS
- a CDS encoding class I SAM-dependent methyltransferase produces the protein MTAIDTTTQDTAEADPTTIDAAKLEAFVGQAVGDMGAAISGLLLHIGDRLGLYKAMAGAGPMTSAALAIRTNTAERYVREWLSNQAAGGYVVYHPADETFELPAEQAMVVADEDSPFFLAGAFESIASCYTDHDTIVDAFRTGAGFGWEDHDDRLFSGVVRLFRPGYAAHLVDEWLPALDGVVEKLRSGAIVADVGCGVGASTILMAKAFERSSFVGVDIHEESIRSARKAAAEAGVGQRVRFDIATAKDMSAIGYDLVCMFDSLHDMGDPVGAARRIRHSLAPGGTLLLVEPFAGDRLEYNLHPVGRTFYGLSTVICTPNSLAQDVGLALGAQAGESRLTEVLREAGFSSVRRAAETPFNLILEARP